The Streptomyces sp. A2-16 sequence GAGGCTCTTCGCCGGTGTCGTGCCGGGCACGGACACGGCATTGTCAGACCCTGCCGGTAGCGTCATGGGTGTCAGGACGCTGTGGCGCAGGCTGGGGCTGCATCCGGGACTTCTCGCGGAGGCGGTCACCCTCACTCCGGCGTGCGGACTCGCGGGGGCCTCCCCCGGGTACGCGCGCCAGGCTCTCGCCCACTGCGTCCAGGCGGCGAGATCCCTCGCGGACAACCCAGAGTAACGGGAGGACAACACGGTGGCCGGCGACAAGCAAGCGGAGACGACGGTGCCCGCCGAGGCGCGGGAGAAGCACGCGAAGCTCGCTGAGCAGATCGAGGAGCACCGCTTCCGGTACTACGTGAACGACGCGCCGGTCATCAGCGACGCCGACTTCGACAAGCTCCTGCGCTCCCTCGAAGCCCTCGAGGAGGAGTACCCCGAGCTGCGGACCCCGGACTCGCCGACCCAGAAGGTCGCGGGGGCGTACGAGACCGAGTTCACCTCCGTCCAGCACCGCTCCCGCATGCTCTCCCTGGACAACGCCTTCAGTGACGAGGAGCTGGCGGCCTGGGCGGAGCGGGTGGCCAAGGACGTCGGCACCACCGACTACCACCTGCTGTGCGAGCTCAAGGTCGACGGCCTCGCCGTCAACCTCACCTACGAGCACGGCCGCCTCACCCGCGCGGCGACCCGCGGCGACGGCCGCACCGGCGAGGACATCACGCCCAACGTCCGCACCATCGCCGAGATCCCGGACCGCCTCACCGGCGACAAGGTCCCCGACCTCGTGGAGATCCGCGGCGAGGTCTACTTCCCGATGGAGAAGTTCGAGGAGCTCAACGCGCGCCTGGTCGAGGCCGGCGACAAGCCCTTCGCCAACCCGCGCAATGCGGCGGCCGGTTCGCTGCGCCAGAAGGACCCGCGCGTCACCGCCACCCGCCCCCTCCACATGGTCGTGCACGGCATCGGCGCACTGGAGGGCTTCGACGGCATGACCCGCCTCTCCCAGGGCTACGACCTCCTCAAGTCCTGGGGCCTGCCCACCGCCAAGCACAACAAGGTGGTCGACGGCCTCGACGGCGTAAGGGAGTTCATCGCCTACTTCGGCGAGAACCGGCACTCCGTGGAGCACGAGATCGACGGGGCCGTCGTCAAGCTCGACGAGATCCCGCTCCAGGGCCGCCTCGGCTCCACCTCCCGCGCCCCGCGCTGGGCGATCGCGTACAAGTACGCGCCCGAGGAGGTCAACACCAAGCTCATCAACATCCGTGTCGGCGTGGGCCGTACGGGCCGGGTCACGCCGTACGCCCAGGTCGAGCCGGTGACGGTGGCAGGCTCCGAGGTCGAGTTCGCCACCCTGCACAACCAGGACGTCGTCAAGCTGAAGGGTGTCCTCATCGGCGACACCGTGGTGCTGCGCAAGGCCGGTGACGTCATCCCGGAGATCCTCGGCCCGGTCGTCGACCTGCGCGACGGCAGCGAGCGTGAGTTCGTGATGCCGAGCGAGTGCCCCGAGTGCGGCACGGCGCTGCGGCCCATGAAGGAGGGCGACGTCGACCTGCGCTGCCCGAACGCCCGTTCCTGCCCGGCGCAGCTGCGGGAGCGTCTGTTCTACCTCGCGGGCCGCAAGTCCCTGGACATCGAGCACTTCGGCTATGTCGCCGCGGCCGCCCTCACCGCGCCGCTGGAGCCGAAGCAGCCTCCGCTGACCGACGAGGGCGACCTGTTCGACCTCACCATCGAACAGCTGCTGCCCATCAAGGCGTACGTCCTCGACCAGGACAGCGGTCTGCCCAAGCGCGACCCGAAGACCGGCGAGGAGAAGGTCGCCACCGTCTTCGCCAACCAGCAGGGCGAGCCGAAGAAGAACGCCGTCGCCATGCTGGAGAACATCGCGGCCGCCAAGGACCGCCCGCTCGCCCGCGTCCTGACCGGTCTGTCGATCCGCCATGTCGGCCCGGTCGCCGCCGAGGCCCTCGCGCGCGGCTTCCGCTCGATCGAGCGCATCGAGCAGGCGAGCGAGGAGGAGCTGGCCAACACCGACGGCGTCGGCACGATCATCGCGAAGTCCCTCAAGGAGTGGTTCGCGGAGGACTGGCACCAGGAGATCCTGCGCAAGTGGAAGGCCGCGGGAGTGCGCATGGAGGAGGAGGGCTCGGGGGAGGACGAGGGCCCGCGTCCCCTCGAAGGGCTCACCGTCGTCGTCACCGGCACCCTGGAGCGCTTCACCCGCGACGGGGCCAAGGAGGCACTGCAGACCAGGGGGGCGAAAGTGACCGGTTCGGTTTCGAAGAAGACGTCTTTCGTGGTCGTGGGTGACAATCCAGGGTCTAAGTACGACAAGGCGATGCAACTCAAGGTGCCTGTTCTGAACGAGGACGGCTTCGACGTGCTGCTGGAACAGGGCCCGGAAGCGGCCACCGATGTGGCGCTTCCCACGGAGGAGTAGCGGGGAGCGGCGGTTGAAGGCCACCCGATCGGCGCATACCAGATGCATACGGGTGGCCGGGGCGCATTCGGGCAACCGTCGACGACCGCTGCCCGTGGAAGCCTTCTGCGGCCTACTGTTGAGATGTGCGCCTGCCGTGCCCAGCTGCGGTCGGGGCATCCCCTTGCTCCTGATGAGCAAGGGGAAGGGTTTTCCAACGCGGCGCCGTCGAGGGTTTTGTCGGGCGAACGAGCCGCGTGGCGTGGGCACCGCCGGCTGTGAGAGGGACGGGAATGGAACCGACCGATAGCGCCGCCCCGGACTCACGGCTGCGCCGGCTCGCCGGCGCATGGCGGACGAGCCGGTGGGGAGCCGGGCGGCCTTCGGAGCGTCCGGGAGCGGAGGGGCGCGCCGCCGGACCCTACACCGCGGCCCGCGGCCCCGGTGCACCACAGCTCACCGCCGAGCGCGCCGCCGGCCTGCCGCACTCCGAATCCGACCGGCACCTGTCCTGGCCCGCCCTGCCCACGGCGGTCGTCGCGGCGGCCGGCTTCGTGCTGGGCGCGGGCTTCTACCGGGCCTTCACCGGCGGCCACGCCCTCTTCCCGTCCGGCACCGTCGGCTGGTCGCTGGCGGTGCTGACCGGAGTCATCGTCGGCCATCTGGTCGCCCTCGGCCGCGCCCGCTGGTGGGGCGGCACCGGCTCGGGCGCCGCCCTGACCCTCGCCGTCCTGCTGCTGTACGGCTGGGTGCCCGCCGGCATGGTCAGCCTCACCGTCGTCCTGCTGGTCGGCATAGCCAGGCGCCACCGCTGGCGGCAGGGCATCCTGCACGGCGCGGT is a genomic window containing:
- the ligA gene encoding NAD-dependent DNA ligase LigA translates to MAGDKQAETTVPAEAREKHAKLAEQIEEHRFRYYVNDAPVISDADFDKLLRSLEALEEEYPELRTPDSPTQKVAGAYETEFTSVQHRSRMLSLDNAFSDEELAAWAERVAKDVGTTDYHLLCELKVDGLAVNLTYEHGRLTRAATRGDGRTGEDITPNVRTIAEIPDRLTGDKVPDLVEIRGEVYFPMEKFEELNARLVEAGDKPFANPRNAAAGSLRQKDPRVTATRPLHMVVHGIGALEGFDGMTRLSQGYDLLKSWGLPTAKHNKVVDGLDGVREFIAYFGENRHSVEHEIDGAVVKLDEIPLQGRLGSTSRAPRWAIAYKYAPEEVNTKLINIRVGVGRTGRVTPYAQVEPVTVAGSEVEFATLHNQDVVKLKGVLIGDTVVLRKAGDVIPEILGPVVDLRDGSEREFVMPSECPECGTALRPMKEGDVDLRCPNARSCPAQLRERLFYLAGRKSLDIEHFGYVAAAALTAPLEPKQPPLTDEGDLFDLTIEQLLPIKAYVLDQDSGLPKRDPKTGEEKVATVFANQQGEPKKNAVAMLENIAAAKDRPLARVLTGLSIRHVGPVAAEALARGFRSIERIEQASEEELANTDGVGTIIAKSLKEWFAEDWHQEILRKWKAAGVRMEEEGSGEDEGPRPLEGLTVVVTGTLERFTRDGAKEALQTRGAKVTGSVSKKTSFVVVGDNPGSKYDKAMQLKVPVLNEDGFDVLLEQGPEAATDVALPTEE